A stretch of Natronococcus sp. CG52 DNA encodes these proteins:
- a CDS encoding inositol monophosphatase family protein encodes MSNSDEAARRAEVAARAARAGAAIAGDAFRTTLEVERKDGKTDVVTQADRDAQAAVIDVVREEFPDDPIVGEEEDELKEVPKTGPAWIVDPIDGTNNFVRGIRSFGTAVAAVVDGEPVGAATICPALSDGYRSGPDGVVRNDESISVSDCGDPEAATVSPTFWWDFDHRDQYAAANREIVTRFGDMRRFGCAQLGLAMVASGALEGITTNLRANPWDTVAGVHLVRQAGGRVTDLEGERWRHDSAGLVASNGEIHDELLEAARRIDA; translated from the coding sequence ATGAGTAACTCTGACGAGGCTGCTCGCCGGGCCGAGGTCGCCGCTCGTGCGGCCAGAGCGGGGGCAGCGATCGCCGGCGACGCGTTTCGCACGACGCTCGAGGTCGAACGGAAGGACGGCAAGACCGACGTCGTCACGCAGGCGGATCGCGACGCCCAGGCGGCCGTGATCGACGTCGTACGAGAGGAGTTTCCGGACGACCCCATCGTCGGCGAGGAGGAGGACGAACTGAAGGAGGTTCCGAAGACGGGGCCGGCGTGGATCGTCGACCCGATCGACGGCACGAACAACTTCGTCAGGGGGATCCGCTCGTTCGGAACCGCCGTCGCGGCGGTCGTCGACGGCGAACCGGTCGGCGCCGCGACGATCTGTCCGGCCCTCTCGGACGGCTATCGGAGCGGTCCGGACGGCGTCGTCCGGAACGACGAGTCGATCTCGGTCAGCGACTGCGGCGACCCCGAGGCGGCGACCGTCTCGCCGACGTTCTGGTGGGACTTCGACCACCGCGACCAGTACGCCGCCGCGAACCGAGAGATCGTTACCCGCTTCGGCGACATGCGCCGGTTCGGCTGCGCCCAGCTCGGACTCGCGATGGTCGCCTCGGGTGCGCTCGAGGGGATCACGACGAACCTGCGGGCGAACCCGTGGGATACCGTCGCCGGCGTCCACCTCGTCCGGCAGGCCGGCGGGCGAGTCACGGATCTCGAGGGCGAGCGCTGGCGTCACGACAGCGCCGGACTGGTCGCCTCGAACGGCGAGATCCACGACGAACTGCTCGAGGCCGCCCGCCGGATCGACGCGTAA
- a CDS encoding DUF7110 family protein yields the protein MPTEESRHVYRLHSTLELPLEDLHDHIDEATFPEGITDVEITRRNNTLILKAVSEDDSVSKYTPTAQLKASVTENRVYEEDPDERRNTFRWDEEEEEIESELVEFAAFKGDRETVLQNSLLQYEMFLVLCEIAEAAEKGTLTAISERDGDLDATRIVEGEPRPADIEVVEGPRDGGSGQGGVNWRDNKFITD from the coding sequence ATGCCCACAGAGGAATCCAGACACGTTTATCGGCTGCACTCGACCCTCGAATTGCCCCTCGAAGATCTTCACGACCACATCGACGAAGCAACCTTCCCCGAGGGAATCACGGACGTAGAGATTACCCGACGGAACAACACGCTCATCCTGAAAGCCGTCTCCGAGGACGACTCGGTGAGCAAGTACACGCCCACCGCACAGCTCAAGGCGAGCGTCACCGAGAACCGCGTCTACGAAGAAGACCCCGACGAGCGGCGGAACACCTTCCGCTGGGACGAGGAAGAGGAGGAGATCGAATCCGAACTCGTCGAATTCGCCGCGTTCAAGGGCGACCGCGAGACGGTACTGCAGAACTCGCTGCTGCAGTACGAGATGTTTCTCGTTCTCTGTGAGATCGCCGAAGCCGCCGAGAAGGGAACGCTGACGGCAATTTCCGAACGCGACGGCGACCTCGACGCGACGCGAATCGTCGAAGGCGAGCCGCGTCCGGCCGACATCGAAGTCGTCGAGGGACCGCGAGACGGCGGTTCGGGCCAGGGCGGCGTCAACTGGCGCGACAACAAGTTCATCACGGACTAA
- a CDS encoding DUF309 domain-containing protein, whose product MTDHTRDHSVAPPTAGNPTGWNPARGESNGWEHGTLRRAVVHGVRLFNDGAFHESHDCFETEWYNYGRGTTESAFLHGMVQVAAGAYKRADFEDDGGMRSLFETALQYLENVPSDYYGVDAIEVRKTLTNALEEPSRIDGWQIPLDDDRPAARLLDYEFVESLE is encoded by the coding sequence ATGACCGACCACACGAGAGATCACAGCGTTGCGCCGCCGACTGCGGGCAATCCGACCGGCTGGAACCCGGCCCGCGGCGAGTCGAACGGCTGGGAACACGGAACGCTTCGACGCGCCGTCGTCCACGGCGTTCGTCTGTTCAACGACGGCGCGTTCCACGAGTCTCACGACTGCTTCGAGACGGAGTGGTACAACTACGGCCGCGGCACGACCGAGAGCGCGTTCCTTCACGGGATGGTCCAGGTCGCCGCCGGCGCGTACAAACGGGCCGACTTCGAGGACGACGGCGGCATGCGGAGTCTCTTCGAGACGGCGCTGCAGTACCTGGAGAACGTGCCGAGTGACTACTACGGCGTCGACGCGATCGAGGTCCGGAAAACGCTGACGAACGCCCTCGAGGAACCGTCGCGGATCGACGGCTGGCAGATTCCGCTCGACGACGACCGACCGGCTGCACGACTGCTCGACTACGAGTTCGTCGAGTCGCTCGAGTAG
- a CDS encoding DUF7577 domain-containing protein, translating to MDDPSTYGIVGRLAVAAFVIIAPTILFLGLVRGLERLRDDDLINEWARSRGNGNEITTNDDVLAVLGGGLDFERAGTANVHCPACGVANRTSMRYCRECLTRLPS from the coding sequence ATGGACGATCCGAGTACGTACGGGATCGTCGGCCGACTCGCGGTTGCAGCGTTCGTGATAATCGCCCCGACGATCCTCTTTCTGGGACTGGTTCGGGGACTCGAGCGGTTGCGGGACGACGACCTCATCAACGAATGGGCGCGCAGCCGGGGCAACGGGAACGAGATCACGACGAACGATGACGTCCTCGCCGTCCTGGGCGGAGGACTCGACTTCGAACGCGCCGGTACCGCGAACGTCCACTGTCCCGCGTGCGGCGTCGCGAACCGAACCAGTATGCGGTACTGCCGCGAGTGCCTCACTCGCCTCCCCTCGTAA
- a CDS encoding NOP5/NOP56 family protein has translation MTEDSAADAGWFAGLEPDDLEAGAAAIAEGTAPEPADWPSRALEAGFASDEDEYYDRLHEATTAATRSAVERRERADDRQLVHAIRAMDDCHRTANELAERLAEWGGTIDPDAGTGVAYARELVAETDREVDHPRVRSLAERVVSLAEEGEELREYVERETPTVAPNLAALAGPVLAARLISLAGGLENLAKKPSGTVQVLGAEDALFAHLRGHAPSPKHGIIYTHDAVRGTHPENRGSAARALAGKLSIATRVDHYSGERKPELEAELTERIETIQARTVDDGADETGGDGDE, from the coding sequence ATGACAGAGGATTCAGCCGCGGACGCGGGCTGGTTCGCGGGACTCGAGCCCGACGATCTCGAGGCAGGCGCCGCCGCGATCGCCGAGGGGACGGCTCCGGAGCCGGCGGACTGGCCGAGCCGTGCGCTCGAGGCAGGCTTCGCGAGCGACGAGGACGAGTACTACGATCGGCTTCACGAGGCGACGACGGCCGCAACTCGTTCCGCCGTCGAACGGCGGGAACGGGCCGACGACCGCCAACTCGTCCACGCGATCCGGGCGATGGACGACTGTCATCGGACGGCGAACGAACTCGCCGAGCGGCTGGCCGAGTGGGGCGGCACGATCGATCCCGACGCGGGAACCGGCGTCGCCTACGCTCGAGAACTGGTAGCCGAGACCGATCGCGAGGTCGATCACCCTCGCGTCCGCTCGCTGGCCGAGCGCGTCGTCTCGCTCGCCGAGGAGGGCGAGGAGCTACGGGAGTACGTCGAACGGGAGACGCCGACCGTCGCGCCGAACCTCGCCGCCCTCGCCGGACCGGTGCTCGCGGCAAGGCTGATCTCGCTCGCGGGCGGTCTCGAGAACCTCGCGAAGAAACCGAGCGGCACGGTCCAGGTGCTGGGCGCCGAAGACGCCCTGTTCGCCCACCTTCGGGGTCACGCACCCTCGCCGAAGCACGGCATCATCTACACGCACGACGCGGTGCGAGGAACGCACCCCGAAAACCGGGGGTCGGCGGCTCGCGCACTCGCCGGCAAGCTCTCTATCGCGACCCGCGTCGACCACTACTCGGGCGAGCGCAAGCCCGAACTCGAGGCCGAACTCACCGAGCGCATCGAAACGATCCAGGCCCGGACGGTCGACGACGGAGCCGACGAGACCGGGGGTGACGGCGATGAGTGA
- a CDS encoding YeeE/YedE family protein, with product MTAIGLVVAVLAELFPNGISHYAIGGLLVGVGTAVIYLGTGIPVGASTFLESTLSYGSSLSRFQQYRPSRDWRVVFTLGIVAGAAIYAATFQSGLVGSSLHQPATAGEFREIGGFTIWLTDVQPWRLFVGGILIGIGTRLGKGCTSGHGVCGVGSASSASFVGVATFLLIAIGVAQLVQALGVSP from the coding sequence ATGACAGCAATAGGACTCGTCGTCGCCGTCCTCGCGGAGCTGTTCCCGAACGGGATCAGCCACTACGCGATCGGCGGGCTGCTGGTCGGAGTCGGGACCGCCGTGATCTACCTCGGGACCGGCATCCCCGTCGGGGCGAGCACGTTCCTCGAGTCGACGCTCTCGTACGGCTCGAGTCTCTCGCGGTTCCAGCAGTATCGTCCCTCCCGAGACTGGCGCGTCGTCTTCACGCTCGGAATCGTCGCCGGAGCGGCGATCTACGCCGCCACGTTTCAGAGCGGGCTCGTCGGGAGCTCGCTCCACCAGCCCGCAACGGCGGGCGAATTCCGGGAGATCGGCGGCTTCACGATCTGGCTGACGGACGTCCAGCCTTGGCGGCTGTTCGTCGGCGGCATCCTCATCGGGATCGGAACCCGTCTCGGGAAGGGCTGTACCTCCGGCCACGGCGTCTGCGGCGTCGGATCCGCCTCGAGCGCATCCTTCGTCGGCGTCGCGACCTTCCTGTTGATCGCGATCGGAGTGGCTCAGTTAGTACAGGCGCTGGGGGTGAGCCCGTGA
- a CDS encoding glutaredoxin family protein, producing MDFPPNQGLDQEEVDEQVAETIEENDVVLFMKGTELMPQCGYSRKALGLIDQHRDEYETVDVLESLDEYRAALSERSDWETIPQTFVDGEFVGGSDILEELEERGELAETLGDAE from the coding sequence ATGGACTTCCCACCGAACCAGGGTCTCGATCAGGAAGAAGTCGACGAGCAGGTCGCGGAGACCATCGAGGAGAACGACGTCGTTCTCTTCATGAAGGGAACGGAACTGATGCCGCAGTGTGGCTACTCCCGGAAAGCGCTCGGACTGATCGACCAGCACCGCGACGAGTACGAGACGGTCGACGTTCTCGAGTCCCTCGACGAGTACCGCGCGGCGCTGTCGGAGCGCAGCGACTGGGAAACGATTCCGCAGACGTTCGTCGACGGCGAGTTCGTCGGCGGCTCTGACATCCTCGAGGAACTCGAGGAACGCGGCGAGCTAGCCGAAACCCTCGGCGACGCAGAATAG
- a CDS encoding metal-dependent hydrolase family protein, with protein MRVVDADVLITGRDERPLEDGRIVLDDEGTIDAVGTQEDVGAPDGVDREHYPAVTPGLIDAHLHLQGMREMDPLSWITESSELGTARATADLRDLLAAGFTAVRDVGSTTGIGLRDAVDEGTIPGPRIFTSGQSISQTGGHGDAHYLPYEWMTNTDESLSTLADGADECRKEARKRIRDGVDVLKIMTTGGVLSEKDAPDQSQFTDAEIRAFVEEAHRVGIPVASHAQGAPGIKSALRNGVDTIEHGFSLDEECLDLFTETGAVFVPTLSIVYRLIEKGSDHGVPEYGLEKARRANEAHFASVERAYEAGVPIATGTDFLGPDLVPHGENALELELFVEEIGMDEHEALQSATRVAAETVPADDIGTLDAGNRGDLLALGRDPLEDITAVRAVEAVYCGGEPAEIQ; from the coding sequence ATGCGAGTTGTTGACGCGGACGTGCTCATCACGGGCCGGGACGAGCGACCGCTCGAGGACGGACGAATCGTTCTCGACGACGAGGGAACCATCGACGCGGTCGGCACGCAGGAGGACGTCGGCGCGCCGGACGGCGTCGACCGCGAGCACTATCCGGCGGTCACCCCGGGGCTCATCGACGCTCACCTCCACCTTCAGGGGATGCGCGAGATGGATCCGCTGTCCTGGATCACGGAGTCCTCGGAACTGGGGACCGCGCGAGCGACGGCCGACCTCCGGGATCTCCTCGCGGCGGGGTTCACCGCCGTTCGGGACGTCGGTTCGACGACCGGAATCGGTCTCCGCGACGCCGTCGACGAAGGGACCATTCCGGGCCCCCGGATCTTCACGAGCGGACAGAGCATCAGCCAGACCGGGGGCCACGGCGACGCCCACTACCTGCCCTACGAGTGGATGACGAACACCGACGAGTCGCTCTCGACGTTAGCAGACGGCGCCGACGAGTGCCGGAAGGAAGCCCGCAAGCGCATCCGCGACGGCGTCGACGTCCTCAAGATCATGACGACCGGCGGGGTCCTGAGCGAGAAAGATGCGCCCGACCAGAGCCAGTTCACCGACGCCGAGATCCGGGCGTTCGTCGAGGAAGCCCACCGCGTCGGTATCCCGGTCGCCTCCCACGCCCAGGGTGCGCCCGGTATCAAGAGCGCGCTGCGAAACGGCGTCGACACCATCGAACACGGCTTTTCCCTCGACGAGGAGTGTCTCGACCTCTTCACCGAAACCGGGGCGGTCTTCGTCCCGACGCTCTCGATCGTGTACCGCCTGATCGAGAAAGGGAGCGACCACGGCGTCCCCGAATACGGACTCGAGAAGGCCCGGAGAGCCAACGAGGCCCACTTCGCCTCGGTCGAGCGCGCCTACGAGGCCGGCGTCCCCATCGCGACGGGGACGGACTTCCTCGGTCCGGACCTCGTCCCGCACGGCGAGAACGCCCTCGAACTCGAACTGTTCGTCGAGGAGATCGGCATGGACGAGCACGAAGCACTGCAGTCCGCGACCCGAGTTGCCGCCGAAACCGTTCCCGCCGACGACATCGGGACTCTCGATGCCGGCAACCGCGGCGACCTGCTCGCGCTCGGCCGGGATCCGCTCGAGGATATCACCGCCGTTCGAGCGGTCGAAGCGGTGTACTGTGGCGGTGAACCCGCCGAAATCCAGTGA
- a CDS encoding MFS transporter yields the protein MNEDRLQFWVLYLSRFAEGFGFITLITLLPSYINALEPTGTTILGVTIGAGLIVGMYTTGFTLAQTAAVIPLAWAGDRFDKRLVLLAVLAAGVGAYALFPLVDSSASFIAIRGLQGIAVTGAGLMTLSLVGQIATLDTRANYIGKANAASFAASIVGSLSAGALYEAFGFGPIFAIIVCIMLVAWLGTFVYLDPDETRIYGFPFTDLALNRRILTVSSFRFQYAFSVTLVRTWVPIFAGVSAAQGGLAYGGLAVALTVVAEKFTNMCCQPFTGRLSDGYGRALFVFAGGAAYGLVALLVPLSPAIGAALELPSELVVTLPAVLAGASFLVLPLESIPAQFSLFGEISPAFLPLVALSGLLGVADSFREPASMALFADEGTDEGGVASSFGIRELVWRPGSVIAPLLGGWLMYEVSMASVFYVGGAFALTGVATFFAVLLSAHGRSALVEW from the coding sequence GTGAACGAGGATCGACTCCAGTTCTGGGTGCTCTACCTCTCCCGGTTCGCGGAAGGGTTCGGATTCATTACGCTGATCACGCTACTGCCCTCCTACATCAACGCGCTCGAGCCGACGGGAACGACGATCCTCGGCGTCACGATCGGCGCCGGCCTCATCGTTGGCATGTACACGACCGGCTTCACGCTCGCCCAGACGGCCGCCGTCATCCCGCTCGCCTGGGCCGGCGACCGTTTCGACAAGCGTCTCGTCCTGCTCGCCGTGCTCGCGGCCGGGGTCGGCGCCTACGCGCTGTTTCCGCTCGTCGACTCGAGCGCCTCGTTCATCGCGATCCGCGGGCTTCAGGGGATCGCCGTCACGGGCGCCGGGCTGATGACGCTCTCGCTCGTCGGGCAGATCGCCACCCTCGACACCCGGGCGAACTACATCGGGAAGGCGAACGCCGCGAGCTTCGCCGCCTCGATCGTCGGCAGCCTGAGCGCGGGCGCGCTCTACGAGGCGTTCGGCTTCGGGCCGATCTTCGCGATCATCGTCTGTATCATGCTCGTCGCGTGGCTCGGCACGTTCGTCTACCTCGACCCCGACGAGACGCGAATCTACGGCTTTCCGTTCACCGACCTCGCGCTCAACCGGCGGATCCTCACCGTCTCGAGCTTTCGGTTCCAGTACGCGTTCTCGGTGACGCTGGTCCGGACCTGGGTGCCGATCTTCGCCGGCGTCTCCGCCGCTCAGGGAGGACTGGCCTACGGCGGACTCGCGGTCGCGCTCACCGTCGTCGCGGAGAAGTTCACGAACATGTGCTGTCAGCCGTTCACGGGACGGCTCTCGGACGGCTACGGTCGCGCGCTGTTCGTCTTCGCCGGCGGCGCCGCCTACGGCCTCGTCGCGCTGCTCGTTCCGCTCTCGCCGGCGATCGGCGCCGCGCTCGAGTTACCGTCCGAACTCGTCGTCACGCTTCCGGCGGTCCTCGCGGGCGCGAGTTTTCTCGTACTGCCGCTCGAGTCGATCCCGGCTCAGTTTTCGCTGTTCGGCGAGATCTCGCCGGCATTCCTTCCGCTCGTCGCGCTCTCGGGCCTGCTCGGCGTCGCGGACAGCTTCCGCGAACCGGCGAGCATGGCGCTGTTCGCCGACGAGGGGACCGACGAAGGTGGCGTCGCCTCGAGCTTCGGCATCCGCGAACTCGTCTGGCGGCCGGGCAGCGTTATCGCGCCGCTGCTCGGCGGCTGGCTCATGTACGAGGTGAGCATGGCGTCGGTCTTCTACGTCGGCGGCGCGTTCGCGCTGACCGGCGTCGCGACGTTCTTCGCGGTCCTCCTGTCGGCACACGGCCGCAGCGCCCTCGTCGAGTGGTAA
- a CDS encoding cupredoxin domain-containing protein — MLTRGAGILTLASAGCLDEETESDEQETLEADDGSDDDSHDQEDGDSHDHSHDTDHELGQPQSEIEIEMTVNDSGEHFLPHVVHVEPGGTVEWVLESGSHDTVAYHPDTHGSQQRIPDDADPWESELLADGGETFERTFEVDGVYDYVCTPHEETGMVGTIVVGWPDPAEQPGLEPPADNLPDTAIEQLERYNEQVREFLENEDDHDDHDDHGDHDDH; from the coding sequence GTGTTAACGCGTGGCGCCGGAATTCTCACACTCGCATCTGCGGGATGTCTCGACGAGGAAACGGAGAGCGACGAGCAGGAGACTCTCGAAGCGGACGACGGGAGCGACGATGACTCGCACGACCAGGAGGACGGTGACTCCCACGATCACAGTCACGATACCGATCACGAGTTGGGCCAACCCCAATCCGAGATCGAAATCGAGATGACGGTGAACGACAGCGGCGAACACTTTCTCCCACACGTCGTTCACGTCGAACCGGGCGGCACCGTCGAGTGGGTGCTAGAGAGCGGAAGCCACGATACCGTTGCCTACCATCCGGATACCCACGGGAGCCAACAGCGAATCCCTGACGATGCCGATCCCTGGGAGAGCGAACTGTTAGCTGACGGCGGCGAGACGTTCGAACGAACGTTCGAGGTGGACGGCGTCTACGACTACGTCTGTACCCCGCACGAGGAAACCGGAATGGTCGGCACTATCGTCGTCGGTTGGCCGGATCCGGCCGAACAACCGGGCCTGGAGCCGCCCGCTGACAATCTCCCGGATACCGCGATCGAACAACTCGAGCGCTACAACGAGCAGGTCCGCGAATTCCTCGAGAACGAAGACGACCACGACGATCATGACGACCACGGTGACCACGACGATCACTAG
- a CDS encoding DUF2391 domain-containing protein: MSSTNQRTENDDPPLEREELPSEPDVDHLLEHLEELEGLVDDPAEREQVRRTMRVARRIPGVNAVENGIRKYTARDMAEAFVGSILLALPLLVEDGVFEIAEHFVAVTVSGVPLFLLSNVLFILLLTTGLIYWTDIRKVSVTKPLFGFVPRRLVGVLGISFLTAAGLMVMWGRIFVEGPTSAEAFARITVIWTAGAFGAALGDILPGESEGHDVTIGNLDDIVSPDR; the protein is encoded by the coding sequence ATGTCCAGTACGAACCAGCGAACCGAGAACGACGACCCGCCCCTCGAGCGAGAGGAGCTTCCGTCGGAGCCCGACGTCGATCACTTGCTCGAGCACCTCGAGGAACTCGAAGGCCTCGTCGACGACCCGGCTGAGCGCGAGCAGGTTCGGCGGACGATGCGGGTGGCTCGACGCATTCCCGGGGTGAACGCGGTCGAGAACGGGATCCGGAAGTACACGGCCCGGGACATGGCCGAGGCATTCGTGGGCAGCATTCTCCTCGCGCTGCCGCTGCTCGTCGAGGACGGCGTGTTCGAGATCGCCGAGCACTTCGTAGCGGTCACCGTCTCGGGCGTCCCACTCTTTCTGCTCTCGAACGTCCTCTTTATCCTCCTGCTCACGACCGGCCTGATCTACTGGACCGATATTCGAAAGGTGAGCGTGACGAAGCCGCTGTTCGGCTTCGTTCCCCGGCGATTGGTCGGAGTCCTCGGAATCTCGTTCCTCACGGCGGCCGGACTGATGGTCATGTGGGGCCGGATCTTCGTGGAGGGTCCGACGAGCGCGGAGGCGTTCGCCCGAATCACGGTCATCTGGACGGCCGGCGCCTTCGGCGCCGCACTCGGGGACATTCTGCCGGGTGAGAGCGAGGGTCACGACGTCACGATCGGCAATCTCGACGATATCGTCAGCCCGGACCGGTAG
- a CDS encoding DUF6691 family protein, producing MSAEHEQHSLFLPLVFVGGLIFGFGLGFSHMAQPEVVLNFLQLSDLGLLFVMLGAAVVTGIVFFGVKQFCGRAPLTGAVYGRRLKTLDRNVVGGGGIFGVGWGLSGICPGAAYASLGVGNIFVLYGIAGMFVGAYVQGFWRSARADSRAPATAAD from the coding sequence ATGAGCGCCGAACACGAGCAACACTCGCTGTTCCTGCCGCTGGTCTTCGTCGGCGGGCTGATCTTCGGCTTCGGACTCGGCTTCAGCCACATGGCTCAGCCGGAGGTCGTCCTGAATTTCCTGCAGCTTTCGGATCTCGGCCTGCTGTTCGTGATGCTCGGCGCCGCGGTCGTGACGGGAATCGTGTTCTTCGGCGTCAAGCAGTTCTGCGGTCGGGCGCCGCTGACCGGCGCAGTCTACGGCCGTCGGCTGAAGACGCTCGACAGGAACGTGGTCGGCGGCGGCGGCATCTTCGGCGTCGGCTGGGGACTGTCGGGGATCTGTCCCGGCGCGGCCTACGCCAGCCTCGGCGTCGGTAACATCTTCGTTCTCTACGGCATCGCCGGCATGTTCGTCGGAGCCTACGTTCAGGGATTCTGGCGGTCGGCGCGCGCCGACAGCCGCGCTCCGGCGACGGCCGCCGACTGA
- a CDS encoding M14 family metallopeptidase, with amino-acid sequence MKVAQLGSGTPEIAVVGGIHGDEPCGVRAIERLLDENPTVDRPIKLVVVNEEALERRVRFVDEDLNRAFPGDPNAKTHEGRLAHQLVEELEGCLSFSMHSTQSHAEPFAIVNEVTETAKEICPQLPVQAMVETSNFAEGRLFSEIETLEVECGLQGSETAAQNADRLTRAFLTAVGALPGDTVGRDLPVYRLVECIHKDRADTYEVFVENFTEVDPGDAFAAADGQKQVANEPFYPVLMSSNGYQDVFGYAAEKLDVLSTSNTAE; translated from the coding sequence ATGAAAGTTGCACAGCTCGGGTCGGGAACGCCGGAAATCGCAGTTGTCGGGGGGATTCACGGAGACGAACCCTGCGGCGTTCGCGCTATCGAGCGGCTTCTCGACGAGAACCCGACCGTCGACCGTCCTATCAAACTCGTCGTCGTGAACGAGGAGGCACTCGAGCGACGGGTACGGTTCGTCGACGAGGACCTCAACCGCGCGTTCCCCGGCGATCCGAACGCGAAGACCCACGAAGGACGACTCGCTCACCAACTCGTCGAGGAACTCGAGGGCTGTCTCTCGTTCTCGATGCACTCCACGCAGAGCCACGCGGAACCGTTCGCTATCGTCAACGAGGTGACCGAGACGGCCAAGGAGATCTGTCCGCAGCTTCCCGTCCAGGCGATGGTCGAGACGAGCAACTTCGCGGAAGGACGGCTCTTCTCCGAGATCGAAACCCTCGAGGTCGAGTGCGGCCTTCAGGGATCGGAGACCGCCGCACAGAACGCGGATCGGCTCACTCGAGCGTTCCTGACCGCCGTCGGCGCGCTTCCCGGCGATACGGTCGGCCGCGATCTCCCCGTGTACCGGCTCGTCGAGTGTATCCACAAGGATCGGGCCGACACCTACGAGGTCTTCGTCGAGAACTTCACGGAGGTTGACCCCGGCGACGCGTTCGCCGCCGCCGACGGCCAGAAACAGGTCGCGAACGAGCCGTTCTACCCCGTTCTCATGTCCTCGAACGGCTATCAGGACGTCTTCGGCTACGCCGCAGAAAAGCTCGACGTCCTCTCGACCTCGAACACGGCGGAGTAA
- a CDS encoding DUF63 family protein — protein sequence MDEYIERYGAQRVWTAAVVTLAVGVAALALLFPQRVYVDLIWQYYWGPVVADAQDMSCVAWADGAEVPCSEAPADAGPTASPGYTFVSYAGYIPTLLLLLIGIGFIIERLEIERYRAGFYGLFPFMLFGGALRVVEDANVAAYRETGELAIELPWSGLLISPLIYFTVFLIALAAVVSSVWLDRNDYVSGYEYPLFGIGTAALTITVGYLGYLAYAEPYASFHGGLLATTLAGATIATAITWVVIDRFAPEINSGTRLMGVVVIWAHAVDGVANVIGLDWATVFGLPRNLVPKHPINDAIVTYTGTVLPESIVSVTGAAWPFLLVKLAAAVVVIALFNDEIFDESPRFAYLLMIAVVAVGLGPGTRDMLRATFGV from the coding sequence ATGGACGAGTACATCGAACGGTACGGGGCCCAGCGAGTCTGGACCGCGGCCGTCGTGACTCTCGCTGTCGGCGTCGCAGCCCTCGCGTTGCTGTTCCCGCAGCGAGTGTACGTCGATCTCATCTGGCAGTACTACTGGGGGCCGGTCGTCGCCGACGCTCAGGACATGAGCTGTGTCGCCTGGGCCGACGGCGCGGAAGTTCCCTGCAGCGAGGCACCGGCGGACGCCGGTCCGACCGCCTCGCCGGGATACACGTTCGTCTCTTATGCCGGCTATATCCCGACGCTGCTGTTGTTGCTGATCGGGATCGGGTTCATCATCGAACGCCTCGAGATCGAGCGCTACCGAGCTGGCTTCTACGGCCTGTTCCCGTTCATGCTGTTCGGCGGCGCGCTGCGCGTCGTCGAGGACGCGAACGTCGCGGCCTACCGCGAGACCGGCGAACTCGCGATCGAACTCCCGTGGTCCGGCCTCCTGATCAGCCCGCTCATCTACTTCACGGTCTTCCTGATCGCCCTCGCCGCGGTCGTCTCGTCCGTCTGGCTCGACAGAAACGACTACGTCTCGGGCTACGAGTACCCGCTGTTCGGCATCGGCACCGCCGCGCTGACGATCACGGTCGGCTATCTCGGCTACCTCGCGTACGCGGAACCGTACGCGAGCTTCCACGGCGGCTTGCTGGCGACGACGCTCGCCGGCGCGACGATCGCGACGGCGATCACCTGGGTCGTCATCGATCGCTTCGCCCCCGAAATCAACAGCGGCACCCGGCTCATGGGTGTCGTCGTCATCTGGGCCCACGCCGTCGACGGGGTCGCGAACGTCATCGGCCTCGACTGGGCGACCGTCTTCGGTCTGCCGCGTAACCTCGTTCCGAAACACCCGATCAACGACGCGATCGTCACCTACACCGGCACAGTCCTCCCCGAGAGCATCGTCAGCGTCACCGGCGCCGCCTGGCCGTTCCTGCTCGTGAAACTCGCCGCAGCGGTCGTCGTGATCGCGCTCTTCAACGACGAGATCTTCGACGAGAGCCCTCGGTTCGCGTACCTGCTCATGATCGCCGTCGTCGCCGTCGGCCTCGGACCGGGCACCCGCGACATGCTGCGGGCTACCTTCGGGGTCTGA